One region of Myxococcota bacterium genomic DNA includes:
- the nuoB gene encoding NADH-quinone oxidoreductase subunit NuoB produces the protein MTEKREYLRQGQDSFLTTTVDAVVNWGRKYSFFLYPFVTACCGMEFMSAAGPRYDLDRFGAALPRFSPRQADLLMVVGTISHRQAPILKKVYDQMAEPKWVVAFGACTCSGGPYNNYSTVQGIDTIVPVDIYIPGCPPRPEAVIDGLLKLQERVQRTPGWSVPHHQETRDLSLPIIEKPVA, from the coding sequence ATGACGGAGAAGCGGGAGTACCTGCGGCAGGGCCAGGATTCGTTCCTGACCACGACCGTCGATGCGGTCGTGAACTGGGGCCGCAAGTACTCCTTCTTCCTGTACCCGTTCGTGACCGCCTGCTGCGGCATGGAGTTCATGTCCGCCGCGGGCCCGCGCTACGACCTGGACCGCTTCGGCGCCGCGCTGCCGCGTTTCTCGCCGCGCCAGGCAGACCTGCTCATGGTCGTCGGCACGATCAGTCACCGACAGGCGCCCATTTTGAAGAAAGTCTACGACCAGATGGCCGAGCCCAAGTGGGTGGTCGCGTTCGGCGCGTGCACCTGTTCGGGCGGTCCGTACAACAACTACTCGACGGTCCAGGGCATCGACACGATCGTCCCCGTCGACATCTACATTCCAGGCTGCCCCCCGCGGCCGGAAGCCGTCATCGACGGCCTGTTGAAGCTCCAAGAGCGGGTCCAGCGCACTCCGGGGTGGAGCGTTCCGCACCACCAGGAGACCCGCGACCTCTCGCTGCCGATCATCGAGAAACCGGTCGCCTGA
- the ispH gene encoding 4-hydroxy-3-methylbut-2-enyl diphosphate reductase yields MSFELQLASPRGFCAGVDRAIEIVELALELYGKPVYVRHEIVHNRHVVEDLRAKGAIFTDDLADVPEGALVVFSAHGISPAVRAEAERRKLRTLDATCPLVTKVHVEATRFAREGYEMVLVGHRGHVEVDGTLGHAPERMYLVETVDDVARLEVRDESKLAVLTQTTLSVDDTREVVAALKARFPAIRVPGKDDICYATQNRQNAVKSLAGEVELVIVVGAPTSSNSNRLVEVARVHGARGELVQEAADIDPAWLEGVTRVGVTAGASTPEGLVRAVCDRLRALGASAVRSLPTVDEGVRFALPAELRREQRSATPG; encoded by the coding sequence ATGTCGTTCGAGCTTCAACTGGCCAGCCCGCGCGGCTTCTGCGCCGGCGTGGACCGCGCGATCGAGATCGTCGAGCTCGCCCTCGAGCTCTACGGGAAGCCCGTCTACGTGCGCCACGAGATCGTGCACAACCGACACGTGGTCGAAGACCTGCGCGCGAAGGGCGCCATCTTCACCGACGACCTGGCCGACGTTCCGGAAGGGGCGCTGGTGGTGTTCAGCGCGCACGGCATCTCGCCCGCGGTGCGGGCCGAGGCCGAGCGCCGCAAGCTGCGCACGCTCGACGCGACCTGCCCGCTGGTCACCAAGGTGCACGTCGAGGCCACGCGCTTCGCGCGCGAAGGCTACGAGATGGTGCTGGTGGGCCACCGCGGCCACGTCGAGGTCGACGGCACGCTGGGTCACGCGCCCGAGCGGATGTATCTGGTGGAGACGGTCGACGACGTGGCCCGGCTCGAGGTGCGCGACGAGAGCAAGCTCGCCGTGCTCACCCAGACCACGCTCTCGGTCGACGACACGCGCGAGGTGGTCGCCGCGCTGAAGGCGCGCTTCCCGGCCATCCGCGTGCCCGGCAAGGACGACATCTGCTACGCGACCCAGAACCGCCAGAACGCGGTGAAGTCACTCGCGGGCGAGGTCGAGCTCGTGATCGTGGTCGGCGCGCCGACCAGCTCCAACTCCAACCGCCTGGTCGAGGTCGCGCGCGTGCACGGCGCGCGCGGCGAGCTCGTGCAGGAGGCGGCCGACATCGACCCCGCCTGGCTCGAAGGCGTGACGCGGGTGGGAGTCACCGCCGGCGCGTCGACGCCCGAAGGGCTGGTGCGCGCGGTCTGTGACCGGCTGCGCGCGCTCGGCGCCTCGGCCGTGCGGTCGCTGCCCACCGTCGACGAAGGCGTGCGCTTCGCGCTCCCGGCCGAGCTGCGCCGCGAGCAGCGGAGCGCAACGCCCGGCTAG
- a CDS encoding gamma-glutamylcyclotransferase, with protein sequence MSDEVLRRELLLPENSARALEFFRAAGIEVSTPEARAASLEAMLARVEPGSDVWVFGYGSLMWNPAFHHVEQRTARAAGWHRRFCLWNTFGRGSAENPGLTLALESGGSCLGLGLRVAAAQVREELTLLWNREMLMGSYLPRWVRCATPEGPVDALTFVANRANERYAGRLPLARVAERLARARGPLGGAREYLERTVAELERHGARDGAMHALLRAVNEVT encoded by the coding sequence GTGAGCGACGAGGTGCTGCGCCGCGAGCTGCTCTTGCCCGAGAACTCGGCGCGCGCGCTCGAGTTCTTCCGCGCGGCCGGGATCGAGGTCTCGACGCCCGAGGCGCGCGCGGCCTCGCTCGAAGCCATGCTCGCGCGCGTCGAGCCCGGGAGCGACGTCTGGGTCTTCGGCTACGGCTCGCTGATGTGGAACCCGGCCTTCCACCACGTGGAGCAGCGCACTGCGCGCGCGGCGGGCTGGCATCGGCGCTTCTGTCTGTGGAACACCTTCGGCCGCGGCTCGGCCGAGAACCCGGGACTCACGCTGGCGCTCGAGTCGGGCGGCTCGTGTCTGGGGCTCGGGCTGCGCGTCGCCGCGGCGCAGGTGCGCGAAGAGCTCACGCTCTTGTGGAATCGCGAGATGCTCATGGGCTCGTACCTGCCGCGCTGGGTGCGATGTGCAACTCCGGAGGGCCCGGTCGACGCGCTCACGTTCGTCGCGAACCGCGCCAACGAGCGCTATGCCGGCCGCCTGCCGCTGGCCCGCGTGGCCGAGCGCCTGGCGCGCGCGCGCGGCCCGCTGGGCGGCGCGCGCGAGTATCTCGAGCGCACCGTGGCCGAGCTCGAGCGCCACGGCGCGCGCGACGGCGCCATGCACGCGCTTTTGCGTGCCGTGAACGAGGTGACTTGA
- a CDS encoding CDP-diacylglycerol O-phosphatidyltransferase: MVRLLCAWGVHLYTASSAVFGLFGVIACFRGQFRLAMYWMMLTMVIDSTDGALARLVDVRGRIPWFDGRRLDDICDYFTYVLLPACFLVAAGMLPHPLWAAVPVLTSAYGFSQDKAKTDDYFFLGWPSYWNVTVMYLYLLDESPGVCLAWVLGLGAAIFVPLKYIYPSRTRVLRPLSLAVLALWTLVFSWLAVRPDPSTRWLYLTLALGPGYYVGLSFLLNVPRFRAALGSAEAGGARAG; encoded by the coding sequence GTGGTGCGGCTGCTGTGCGCTTGGGGAGTCCACCTGTACACCGCGTCTTCGGCGGTGTTCGGCCTGTTCGGCGTGATCGCCTGCTTCCGCGGTCAGTTCCGCCTGGCCATGTACTGGATGATGCTGACCATGGTGATCGATTCGACCGACGGCGCTCTGGCACGTCTCGTCGACGTTCGCGGGCGGATCCCGTGGTTCGACGGCCGGCGCCTGGACGACATCTGCGACTACTTCACCTACGTGCTCCTGCCCGCCTGCTTCCTGGTGGCGGCCGGCATGCTGCCGCACCCGCTGTGGGCGGCGGTGCCGGTGCTGACCTCCGCCTACGGCTTCAGCCAGGACAAGGCCAAGACCGACGACTACTTCTTCCTGGGCTGGCCGTCGTACTGGAACGTCACGGTGATGTACTTGTATCTCCTGGACGAGTCACCGGGCGTGTGTCTGGCGTGGGTGCTGGGGCTGGGCGCTGCGATCTTCGTGCCGCTGAAGTACATCTACCCGAGCCGCACGCGCGTGCTGCGCCCGCTCTCGCTGGCCGTGCTCGCGCTCTGGACGCTCGTGTTCTCGTGGCTCGCGGTCCGCCCGGACCCGTCGACCCGCTGGCTCTATCTCACGCTGGCGCTGGGCCCGGGCTACTACGTGGGCCTGTCGTTCCTCTTGAACGTCCCCCGCTTCCGCGCGGCGCTGGGCAGCGCCGAGGCAGGCGGGGCGCGAGCAGGCTAG
- a CDS encoding SRPBCC family protein — translation MALPLAAWLASCALAAAATEPPPELPPVGSGPCIACRGPASDPKTAFSPDDWAALERGGALVATPEREASEHDLRARSTGAALVPRPPSEVWAVLTDFERWPKFMPLLRETHVEKRDGARAWVAQKFRVWFYPMQHTTVYELEPGDGRLDWRLDPSLPHDLASSEGHWELVPADGGSATLVRYEARMSAGRAVPAFLERMLRERSLGQMLDALKSEVVRRYPKG, via the coding sequence ATGGCCCTCCCCCTGGCCGCTTGGCTCGCCTCGTGCGCGCTGGCGGCGGCGGCAACCGAGCCCCCGCCCGAGCTTCCGCCCGTCGGGTCCGGCCCCTGCATCGCCTGCCGGGGACCCGCCTCGGACCCCAAGACCGCGTTCTCGCCCGACGATTGGGCGGCGCTCGAGCGCGGCGGCGCGCTCGTCGCCACGCCCGAGCGCGAGGCCAGCGAGCACGATCTGCGCGCGCGCTCCACGGGCGCCGCGCTCGTGCCGCGGCCGCCGAGCGAGGTCTGGGCGGTGCTCACGGACTTCGAGCGTTGGCCGAAGTTCATGCCGCTCTTGCGCGAGACTCATGTCGAAAAGCGCGACGGCGCGCGCGCCTGGGTCGCCCAGAAGTTCCGCGTCTGGTTCTACCCCATGCAACACACCACGGTGTACGAGCTCGAGCCCGGCGACGGCCGGCTCGACTGGCGGCTCGACCCCTCCCTGCCCCACGACCTTGCGTCGAGCGAAGGCCACTGGGAGCTCGTGCCCGCGGATGGCGGCAGCGCGACGCTCGTGAGATACGAGGCGCGCATGAGCGCCGGCCGCGCGGTCCCGGCATTTCTCGAGCGCATGCTGCGCGAGCGGTCGCTCGGGCAGATGCTCGACGCCCTGAAGAGCGA